From one Lactiplantibacillus paraplantarum genomic stretch:
- a CDS encoding AEC family transporter has translation MNLTQLTSQIILMFILMLVGLLINKLGFMHAQTSTDLTNILLYIVSPCLIVQAFEKTFSADRLQMLARVIVGIVIIYLIMIIVTQLLFKHVADGNLRRIMRYGSVYSNAGFMGIPLTSALFGATGVFFAVASLAAFNIFSWTHGISLFTGRHGNRRDNLKQIVLNPNIIAIIVGLLIFVTSFKLPTIANSAVKYVSSVNTPLSMIVIGNSLADVKLDRTTLDKRLWLVILLRNLLFPYLAIVVLQLMGISGIPLFTTVLMAACPVAGIVVLFSLKVHGNPGPAVALMSISTILSVVTIPIVFALVNLH, from the coding sequence ATGAATCTAACACAATTAACGAGTCAAATTATCTTAATGTTTATCCTCATGCTAGTCGGCTTGCTTATTAATAAGCTTGGCTTCATGCACGCCCAGACTTCCACCGACTTAACGAATATTTTGCTGTACATCGTCTCTCCCTGCTTGATTGTCCAAGCCTTCGAAAAGACGTTTTCAGCCGACCGCTTGCAAATGCTGGCCCGAGTCATTGTCGGAATCGTGATCATTTATCTCATCATGATCATCGTGACCCAATTACTCTTCAAACATGTGGCTGATGGCAATTTACGCCGTATCATGCGCTATGGTTCTGTCTACTCTAACGCTGGCTTTATGGGAATACCGCTAACAAGTGCCCTATTTGGTGCAACCGGCGTCTTCTTTGCAGTGGCATCATTAGCGGCCTTTAATATTTTCAGTTGGACGCACGGCATCAGTCTATTTACCGGCCGTCACGGAAACCGCCGTGACAACCTCAAGCAGATCGTTTTAAATCCCAACATTATCGCCATCATTGTGGGCCTACTCATTTTTGTCACGTCGTTTAAATTGCCAACGATTGCCAACAGTGCCGTCAAGTATGTCAGTTCAGTCAATACGCCGTTATCAATGATCGTCATCGGCAATAGCTTAGCGGACGTTAAGCTTGATCGGACGACCTTGGACAAGCGACTCTGGCTCGTGATTTTACTACGTAATTTACTATTTCCGTATCTGGCAATCGTCGTCTTACAACTGATGGGGATCAGTGGTATCCCATTGTTTACCACCGTCTTAATGGCCGCTTGTCCAGTAGCCGGAATTGTCGTCTTGTTCTCCCTCAAGGTTCACGGCAATCCAGGCCCCGCCGTGGCGCTAATGAGTATTTCGACGATTTTAAGCGTTGTCACGATTCCAATCGTCTTTGCTTTGGTTAATCTGCATTAG
- a CDS encoding aspartate ammonia-lyase → MRIEADCIGKLAVPDDALYGIHTLRAVHNFPISTELMHPLIIQSLVQIKKAAASVNAVSGTLSADKAHAIIAACNQLLLGRYTDNFIVPAIQGGAGTSANMNVNEVVANLAHRLMPAVAVHPNDDVNQSQSTNDTFPTAGKMALCMQLPGLLTALSRLVQTLLVKSQRYQDAIKVGRTQLEDAVPTTYGRTFHAYYQLFKRDLARVRQAGEHLRIVNLGGTAIGTGINATRTYQQQILVKLNQNTDLGLVAAPDLIDATQNCDLFVEFSAAMKTLAVDLSKFSNDLRLLASGPQAGFGELNLPAQQAGSSIMPGKINPVIPEVVNQVAFEVIGHDTTVTMAAEAGQLELNAFEPIMLRALLASEQHLQRALETLVDHCVRQLTVNRQRCADQVAHSAITATVLAPYLGYETTTALIKEALATNQAIPELLHRRQLLSDELVDQLFSPVGLMQPRQEDVTRSRIVAKS, encoded by the coding sequence ATGCGAATTGAAGCTGATTGTATTGGTAAGTTAGCTGTTCCGGATGATGCGTTGTATGGCATTCATACGTTACGTGCCGTTCATAATTTCCCGATTTCAACGGAACTGATGCATCCGCTGATCATCCAAAGTCTCGTTCAAATTAAGAAGGCCGCGGCTAGCGTGAATGCGGTCAGCGGGACTTTATCTGCTGACAAGGCGCACGCCATCATTGCGGCATGTAACCAGTTGCTACTGGGGCGTTATACGGATAACTTCATTGTTCCCGCGATTCAGGGGGGTGCTGGCACCTCGGCTAATATGAACGTCAATGAGGTTGTCGCTAATTTAGCCCACCGGTTGATGCCGGCAGTTGCCGTTCATCCCAACGATGATGTTAATCAATCACAATCAACCAATGATACTTTTCCAACGGCCGGTAAAATGGCGCTTTGCATGCAGCTCCCAGGATTATTAACGGCACTCAGCCGGTTGGTACAAACGTTACTGGTTAAGTCGCAGCGTTATCAAGATGCCATCAAAGTTGGTCGGACCCAACTGGAAGATGCGGTTCCAACGACGTACGGGCGGACCTTTCATGCTTATTATCAATTATTCAAGCGTGATTTAGCCCGCGTACGGCAGGCTGGGGAACACCTCCGGATTGTGAACTTGGGGGGGACTGCAATCGGCACTGGTATCAACGCGACCCGCACGTACCAACAACAAATTTTGGTGAAATTAAATCAAAATACTGACTTAGGCTTGGTAGCCGCACCGGACTTGATTGATGCAACGCAGAACTGTGATTTGTTCGTGGAATTCTCCGCAGCCATGAAGACGTTAGCCGTTGACCTTTCGAAGTTTAGCAATGACTTAAGATTGTTGGCGAGTGGCCCGCAAGCCGGTTTTGGTGAATTGAATTTACCCGCGCAGCAAGCTGGCTCTTCCATTATGCCCGGCAAAATCAATCCGGTTATTCCGGAAGTTGTTAACCAAGTTGCGTTTGAGGTGATTGGTCATGATACGACGGTAACGATGGCGGCTGAAGCGGGGCAATTGGAATTGAATGCTTTTGAACCGATTATGTTGCGAGCGTTGTTAGCCAGTGAGCAACATTTACAGCGAGCTTTAGAAACATTGGTCGATCACTGTGTGCGGCAATTGACGGTCAATCGTCAGCGCTGTGCGGATCAAGTGGCGCACTCCGCCATTACGGCAACTGTTTTGGCACCATACCTTGGTTACGAGACGACCACCGCGCTGATTAAAGAAGCCCTCGCTACTAACCAAGCGATTCCTGAATTATTGCATCGACGTCAGTTACTCAGTGACGAATTGGTTGATCAGCTATTTTCACCAGTGGGACTGATGCAGCCACGGCAAGAAGATGTGACTAGATCCCGAATCGTCGCGAAATCGTGA
- a CDS encoding MFS transporter: MNSKSLNKSTVLLMAISAAIVVANINYIQPIEADIAQQFNLPNAVIGAVAMLTQLGYAFGLLLIVPMGDIMNRRTLIMRLLVLAIISALLAFVAPNIWVYALASLLIGITSVAPQVIIPYAGFLAPRNQRGQVLGNVLSGLLVGVLLSRTVSGVLASYLPWQMVYLIAAILIAGLWLVLWRKLPHDPVTTHTTNYKAMIQTVPQLVKRYPVLRASAVNGFVLFGVSNIFWATLVFYLQHQYGWGSREAGLLALLGVTGVLAAPLIGRLADRFRPRTIIGLGLVLSTLAYVVFWLSGTHLVGLIIGIVILDLGTQFGQVANQTRIQSIDVHASSRFNSVFMFGYFMGGALGSFCGNVLWDLAGWNGVCGLAVVVLMIGFYAHFVHYPRVVTRQAQH, from the coding sequence GTGAATTCAAAATCTTTAAATAAAAGTACGGTCCTATTAATGGCGATTTCGGCAGCCATTGTAGTGGCTAATATTAATTATATTCAACCAATTGAAGCTGACATTGCACAGCAGTTTAATCTTCCAAATGCCGTTATTGGCGCGGTAGCAATGCTAACGCAGTTGGGCTATGCCTTCGGGTTACTGTTAATTGTTCCTATGGGTGATATCATGAATCGCCGAACGTTGATTATGCGCTTACTGGTACTCGCAATCATTTCAGCGTTACTAGCCTTCGTGGCACCCAATATTTGGGTGTATGCCTTGGCGAGCTTATTGATTGGGATAACCTCAGTGGCACCGCAAGTCATTATTCCGTACGCCGGCTTTCTCGCGCCTCGTAATCAGCGCGGTCAAGTCTTGGGCAACGTTCTGAGTGGTTTACTCGTTGGGGTTCTCTTATCACGAACTGTCAGTGGGGTACTTGCGAGCTATTTGCCTTGGCAGATGGTTTATCTGATTGCCGCTATCTTGATTGCAGGATTGTGGCTCGTCTTGTGGCGAAAATTACCGCATGATCCCGTGACGACACATACCACGAATTATAAAGCCATGATTCAGACAGTGCCCCAGTTAGTAAAACGCTATCCGGTTTTGCGAGCGTCGGCTGTTAACGGCTTTGTCTTGTTTGGTGTTTCTAATATTTTCTGGGCAACACTCGTCTTTTACTTGCAACATCAATACGGGTGGGGAAGTCGTGAAGCTGGTCTGCTTGCGTTGCTAGGTGTTACCGGTGTGTTAGCAGCCCCTTTAATTGGCCGTCTAGCTGATCGTTTTCGGCCCCGAACGATTATCGGCTTGGGTCTAGTGTTATCAACATTAGCCTACGTAGTGTTTTGGCTGAGTGGTACGCATTTGGTGGGGTTAATTATTGGTATTGTCATTCTTGATTTAGGTACTCAATTCGGGCAGGTCGCGAATCAGACACGGATTCAAAGCATCGATGTCCATGCCAGTAGCCGTTTCAATTCGGTATTCATGTTTGGCTACTTCATGGGTGGCGCCCTAGGTTCATTTTGTGGCAATGTCTTATGGGATTTAGCTGGTTGGAACGGCGTCTGCGGGTTAGCGGTCGTCGTGTTAATGATTGGCTTTTATGCCCACTTTGTTCATTATCCACGGGTGGTGACACGACAAGCGCAACATTAG
- a CDS encoding HAD family hydrolase, giving the protein MTETYLTFDCYGTLINTEPLYQWVANLGLAVGLDPLTVRKAYATYEDDPASVHPYLDYSALVRADLKHLDRLFEQGHFFESHYVECLEVQRHLLPYADVIPTLTAWQQLGYQLIIMSNSSWDIMPANIAALKVPFTAVVTAEDVQAYKPASAFFETVQERFKLTADNHWHIARGYESDVVPASAMQWPMIWINRDQRQPTSAERPTHMVTDLAAAKQWVE; this is encoded by the coding sequence ATGACAGAAACATATTTAACATTTGATTGTTACGGGACGTTAATTAATACTGAACCGTTGTATCAATGGGTGGCTAATTTAGGCTTAGCGGTTGGTTTAGACCCACTGACGGTTCGCAAAGCCTACGCGACTTATGAGGACGATCCCGCTAGCGTCCACCCTTATCTAGATTATTCAGCATTAGTCCGGGCTGACCTGAAACATTTAGATCGATTATTTGAACAAGGACACTTCTTTGAAAGTCATTACGTGGAATGTCTGGAAGTGCAACGACACCTATTACCATACGCCGACGTTATACCGACCTTAACAGCGTGGCAGCAATTGGGCTATCAATTGATTATTATGTCGAACTCATCATGGGATATTATGCCGGCCAACATTGCTGCCTTAAAGGTGCCGTTCACAGCGGTTGTTACGGCTGAAGATGTTCAGGCTTACAAACCAGCGTCAGCTTTCTTTGAAACTGTTCAAGAGCGTTTTAAGTTAACGGCAGATAATCATTGGCACATTGCACGTGGCTATGAATCCGATGTTGTTCCAGCCAGTGCTATGCAGTGGCCGATGATTTGGATTAATCGTGATCAGCGACAACCGACTAGTGCTGAACGGCCGACCCATATGGTTACTGATTTGGCCGCTGCTAAGCAGTGGGTCGAGTAA
- a CDS encoding MDR family MFS transporter — translation MPTQNSTLPLDANGQPYHRTWLVLTLLVGTFTTFITQTLLTTAFPTLMADFHISATAVQWLTTGFMLIMGIMIPVSAWLLTRINSKYLYLTAMFIFGLGTTLAYFAVNFQMLLIARMIQAMGVGISAPVFQTIMSSVYPPEKRGSAMGTAGIVIGLAPAIGPTLSGWIIDNYSWRALFLFILPINIMVIIVSFFTLRKVLPTSKQPIDWWSVLISTIGFGSMLYGFSSVGNAGWGDPVVLTTLVIGLIFIGLFVWRQLHMDQPLLELRVFKIPAFTLSAILTALAYMAMMGVEMILPMYIQTVLGRSAMDSGLILLPGAIMMGIMSPITGRIFDHIGARRLAMTGMLLLTLGTAFFLSISATTPILWIIVVYAIRMFGLTMVTMPVTTTGINALPFRLISHGTAANNTLRQVAASMGTAVLISVYSSVAKWQMPGHQLLTQAPLKYRQAGITATLTGYHMAFVVSLIFCAIGFGITFFLKANHSTTISQEDDAA, via the coding sequence ATGCCAACTCAAAATTCAACGTTACCGCTTGATGCCAATGGCCAGCCTTATCACCGGACTTGGCTCGTATTGACCTTGCTCGTCGGGACGTTCACTACCTTCATTACCCAAACCCTGTTAACGACAGCTTTTCCAACGTTAATGGCCGATTTTCATATTTCAGCAACCGCCGTTCAGTGGTTGACCACTGGTTTCATGTTAATCATGGGAATCATGATCCCCGTCAGTGCCTGGTTGCTGACCCGAATCAATTCCAAGTATCTGTACTTAACAGCTATGTTTATTTTTGGCCTTGGAACCACGCTGGCGTACTTTGCCGTCAACTTTCAGATGTTGCTAATTGCCCGAATGATTCAAGCTATGGGCGTCGGCATTTCCGCACCAGTGTTCCAAACGATCATGTCTTCAGTTTATCCACCCGAAAAGCGGGGCTCCGCAATGGGCACAGCCGGAATCGTTATTGGCTTAGCGCCCGCCATCGGACCGACACTCTCTGGTTGGATTATTGATAACTATTCTTGGCGAGCGCTCTTCTTATTCATTCTGCCAATCAATATTATGGTCATCATCGTTTCATTCTTCACTTTACGGAAAGTCTTACCAACTTCCAAACAACCAATCGACTGGTGGTCAGTCTTGATCTCAACGATCGGTTTTGGCAGTATGTTATACGGCTTTTCATCCGTTGGTAACGCTGGTTGGGGCGACCCGGTCGTCCTCACAACTTTAGTCATTGGCCTGATTTTCATTGGCCTATTCGTCTGGCGGCAACTTCACATGGATCAGCCATTATTGGAATTACGTGTCTTTAAGATTCCGGCCTTTACCTTATCCGCCATCCTGACCGCCCTCGCCTATATGGCTATGATGGGCGTCGAAATGATTTTGCCAATGTATATTCAAACGGTCCTCGGTCGTTCAGCGATGGATTCTGGATTGATTTTATTACCTGGCGCAATCATGATGGGGATTATGAGTCCGATTACTGGGCGCATCTTTGACCATATCGGTGCTCGCAGATTAGCAATGACGGGCATGTTACTCCTAACGCTAGGAACTGCTTTCTTCCTATCAATCAGTGCCACGACCCCGATCTTATGGATTATCGTTGTTTATGCTATTCGGATGTTCGGCCTGACCATGGTTACCATGCCCGTCACAACGACCGGGATCAATGCCTTACCATTCCGGTTGATCTCTCATGGGACCGCCGCCAACAACACCCTACGTCAAGTCGCCGCTTCAATGGGGACGGCCGTTTTAATCAGTGTCTACTCCAGCGTCGCCAAGTGGCAAATGCCGGGACACCAATTACTGACACAGGCACCCTTGAAATACCGTCAAGCGGGAATCACAGCTACCTTGACTGGTTATCATATGGCGTTCGTGGTCTCACTCATTTTTTGCGCGATCGGCTTTGGGATTACCTTCTTCTTAAAAGCCAACCACTCAACAACTATTAGTCAGGAGGATGATGCCGCATGA
- a CDS encoding DUF4811 domain-containing protein: MIIVLLILATFVFAGTMIFSPAGRNRLIAIIISGLIIAASLIALVLNDNYHWGMHEVTRTQIQDLAPLKSKQAALRVQQLGTGSERVISYRVAAATKVSHTVTATTTTTKLTSGAPAQIQIKTTTWQFKNHLTRVLFSLGNTKTKIVQRQYLFTIPKTWQVVTVKN, encoded by the coding sequence ATGATTATTGTCCTACTAATCCTTGCAACCTTTGTCTTTGCTGGCACAATGATTTTTTCACCAGCAGGCCGCAACCGCCTAATTGCCATTATTATTAGTGGCCTGATTATTGCCGCTAGCCTCATCGCCCTCGTCCTAAACGACAATTACCATTGGGGCATGCACGAGGTCACCCGCACGCAGATTCAAGATTTAGCCCCGCTAAAATCCAAACAAGCGGCGTTGCGGGTCCAGCAACTCGGAACAGGGTCTGAACGCGTCATCAGTTACCGGGTTGCAGCCGCCACTAAAGTCAGTCACACGGTGACCGCTACCACCACGACAACTAAGCTAACTAGTGGTGCCCCCGCACAAATCCAAATAAAAACCACGACTTGGCAGTTTAAGAATCACCTGACACGCGTTTTATTTAGCCTAGGAAATACCAAGACAAAAATTGTCCAACGACAATATTTGTTTACAATTCCTAAGACGTGGCAAGTGGTGACAGTTAAAAATTAA
- a CDS encoding GNAT family N-acetyltransferase: MLTYQVTPRIELREPLPQSDAPALLALLTANRAQYQYYLSWVVKIQTVADEQRFLTSAQAQLQQAQALNLVIVVEQRVAGMVSCDHFDDSDHSANVGYWLGRPFQGRGVMTAVVRGVCDLGFNQYRRQYLRIRAAVDNQASNAVAQRVGFDFLIQHPDGQHLLDGNHDENVYQMSAVDWLASRRK, encoded by the coding sequence ATGCTAACTTATCAAGTCACACCAAGAATTGAACTGCGAGAACCACTACCCCAAAGCGATGCGCCGGCATTACTAGCATTATTAACAGCTAATCGTGCGCAGTATCAGTATTATTTGTCGTGGGTGGTTAAGATTCAAACAGTGGCGGATGAACAACGATTTTTAACTTCGGCACAAGCTCAGTTACAACAAGCACAAGCGCTCAACCTAGTCATTGTCGTTGAACAACGGGTTGCGGGGATGGTTAGCTGTGACCACTTCGATGATAGCGACCACAGTGCCAACGTCGGTTACTGGCTGGGGCGACCGTTTCAGGGGCGTGGCGTCATGACGGCAGTCGTTCGTGGTGTCTGTGACTTGGGCTTTAACCAGTATCGTCGTCAATATTTGCGGATTCGTGCGGCGGTGGACAATCAGGCAAGCAATGCGGTGGCACAACGGGTGGGCTTTGATTTTTTGATCCAGCATCCAGATGGTCAGCACTTATTGGATGGCAATCATGATGAGAATGTGTATCAGATGTCAGCGGTCGATTGGCTAGCAAGTCGCCGCAAGTGA
- a CDS encoding YeiH family protein, whose product MKVKGILPGLVTSLVIAIISQGLAQFVPALGAATIAILLGIVGGNTFLKQPQLGRGTKFAESKLLEYSVMLLGATMTVQTIGKIGGFGVLFILCQMTITIVGALWLGRKLGFSQSVRMLMAGGNAVCGSSAIASIAPVIDADEDDKGTVITLVNLMGTVLMLTLPVLGMAVFGGSVILKGALIGGTLQSVGQVVAAASMVNQTTVQFATIFKIMRIMMLVVVVLIFGRLHQRTIENELAEDAVVSGNGNGHWLPWYVAGFLILCALNSLLSLPAMVGATAHTISSWFEIIALAAIGLRLNLVNFMKAGKRLALYGLGVGTIQVVSALILITLLLQH is encoded by the coding sequence ATGAAGGTCAAAGGGATTTTACCGGGGTTAGTGACCAGTCTGGTCATTGCAATTATTAGTCAGGGATTGGCGCAATTTGTGCCAGCGTTAGGTGCGGCCACTATCGCGATTTTATTAGGAATCGTTGGCGGCAACACGTTTTTGAAACAACCACAGCTTGGTCGGGGGACTAAGTTTGCGGAAAGTAAGTTGTTGGAGTATTCCGTAATGCTGCTCGGCGCGACGATGACCGTACAGACAATCGGCAAAATTGGTGGTTTCGGCGTGCTTTTCATTCTGTGTCAAATGACGATTACGATCGTCGGCGCCTTGTGGTTAGGGCGCAAGTTGGGGTTCAGCCAATCGGTGCGTATGTTGATGGCTGGCGGTAACGCCGTGTGTGGGTCGTCAGCGATTGCATCAATCGCACCCGTTATTGACGCGGATGAAGATGATAAGGGGACCGTCATTACCCTAGTCAACTTGATGGGGACAGTCCTGATGTTAACATTACCGGTTCTAGGGATGGCGGTTTTTGGTGGCAGTGTCATTCTTAAAGGAGCCTTGATTGGGGGAACTTTACAATCAGTTGGGCAAGTAGTGGCCGCAGCTAGTATGGTCAACCAAACAACGGTTCAGTTCGCAACGATTTTTAAAATTATGCGGATTATGATGTTAGTCGTTGTTGTTTTGATTTTTGGCCGGCTACACCAACGTACAATTGAGAATGAGCTGGCTGAAGATGCTGTCGTCAGTGGCAATGGCAACGGTCATTGGTTGCCCTGGTACGTGGCCGGATTCTTAATTTTATGTGCTTTAAATAGCTTGCTCTCGTTACCAGCAATGGTTGGTGCGACGGCTCATACGATCAGTAGTTGGTTTGAAATCATTGCGTTAGCGGCTATCGGGTTACGTTTGAATCTTGTTAACTTTATGAAAGCTGGCAAGCGCTTAGCACTGTATGGCTTAGGTGTGGGGACGATTCAGGTCGTCAGCGCCTTGATTTTAATTACGTTATTACTGCAACATTAA
- a CDS encoding LysR family transcriptional regulator: protein MFKQLETFCAVYETRNFSHAAEQLFISQPTVSTQIKQLEADLQTTLFTRNGRQEIVPTASGQLLYQQAQKLLTTWAATKTAVQSPRHLVKVPCRIGASHTTGRLILPTLLANLSAVSDRFDFQVTLANSAEILTAMSQHKLEFGLVEKPLVTDQLNRLPFGHDELVHAGDFASPLWLLREPNSGVRHYTNAFLKARNIQPAQVMVIHSNQIIADLLAHGIGQTIISRHVLTADVPVERLSAHYQRQFFLLTNTQPAATLRPVQAAITQYLTTWSD, encoded by the coding sequence ATGTTTAAACAATTAGAAACGTTCTGTGCGGTGTACGAGACCCGCAACTTCTCCCATGCTGCCGAGCAACTTTTCATTTCCCAGCCGACCGTCTCGACACAAATCAAACAACTTGAAGCCGATTTGCAAACCACGCTCTTTACACGTAATGGTCGCCAAGAAATCGTTCCTACTGCTAGTGGCCAGCTCCTCTATCAACAGGCTCAAAAGTTGTTAACAACTTGGGCCGCTACCAAAACAGCGGTGCAATCACCACGCCACTTAGTGAAAGTCCCTTGCCGGATTGGCGCCTCACACACAACTGGGCGTCTGATTCTACCGACCTTATTAGCCAATTTGAGTGCCGTCAGTGATCGCTTTGACTTTCAAGTGACGCTTGCCAATTCGGCCGAAATTTTGACTGCCATGTCCCAACACAAACTAGAGTTTGGTTTAGTTGAAAAGCCACTCGTTACTGACCAGCTCAATCGCTTGCCATTTGGCCACGATGAGCTTGTTCATGCGGGCGATTTCGCCAGTCCCCTCTGGTTGCTACGCGAACCTAATTCTGGTGTTCGCCATTATACCAACGCTTTTTTAAAGGCTCGCAATATTCAGCCAGCCCAAGTCATGGTGATCCATAGTAACCAAATCATTGCGGACCTTCTCGCTCATGGGATCGGCCAAACAATTATTTCGCGTCACGTTCTAACCGCCGATGTTCCTGTCGAACGGCTAAGTGCTCATTATCAGCGCCAATTTTTCTTGCTGACCAACACGCAACCGGCAGCGACACTGCGCCCCGTACAAGCAGCAATTACGCAATACCTAACAACGTGGTCAGATTAA